The proteins below are encoded in one region of Zerene cesonia ecotype Mississippi chromosome 10, Zerene_cesonia_1.1, whole genome shotgun sequence:
- the LOC119829298 gene encoding survival of motor neuron-related-splicing factor 30-like, which yields MADDLRNYKLQLQQVEAALLTDPENEELLKLKTDLEEVIELTQDLIKTQEGESNVSVHSSSNNDDVTASLLAAESGEAAPVQKWHIGEKCLAKWKADGMFYEATIEEIGENSLKVKFNGYTTLEPVSTMDVKSLGSGVKRPLSGDEGKQGKGYNREYLKKKKQKKQQRFKQIEEERESEKNKWLSFHSKASKKPGIRSKSIFASPDNLEGRVGIGTCGISGRPMTEYTPGEKWKKGG from the exons ATGGCAGATGACCTAAGAAACTATAAGTTGCAGTTGCAGCAG gtaGAAGCTGCTTTATTGACTGATCCAGAAAACGAAGAACTTTTGAAACTTAAGACGGATTTGGAAGAAGTAATTGAGTTGACTCAAGATCTAATAAAAACTCAAGAGGGTGAATCCAATGTCAGTGTTCATAGTTCTAGTAATAATGATGATGTTACAGCTTCCCTGCTGGCTGCGGAGAGTGGTGAAGCGGCACCAGTGCAAAAGTGGCATATTGGGGAGAAGTGTCTTGCTAAATGGAAAGCAGATGGAAT GTTCTATGAAGCCACAATTGAAGAGATTGGTGAGAATAGTCTAAAAGTCAAATTTAATGGATACACAACCTTGGAGCCTGTGTCTACTATGGATGTTAAATCTTTAGGTTCTGGAGTGAAAAGACCATTAAGTGGTGATGAAGGAAA GCAAGGTAAAGGCTATAATagagaatatttgaaaaagaaGAAACAGAAGAAACAACAGagatttaaacaaatagaagAAGAAAGAGAGAGTGAAAAGAATAAATGGCTTTCGTTCCATTCAAAAGCATCTAAAAAACCAGGTATTAGAAGTAAAAGTATATTTGCATCCCCTGATAATTTGGAGGGCAGGGTTGGAATTGGAACATGTGGTATATCTGGGAGGCCTATGACTGAGTATACACCTGGAGAAAAGTGGAAAAAGGGTGGATAA